Proteins encoded in a region of the Suncus etruscus isolate mSunEtr1 chromosome 1, mSunEtr1.pri.cur, whole genome shotgun sequence genome:
- the LOC126022497 gene encoding taste receptor type 2 member 4-like, translating to MSQDASYIVSSAFIVATIFLFVGLITNLFIVISSCQNWMKSHRIIPSDKILVSLGIVRFLRMALLLLYYLFLFISPALLRSVHATTFLVVCWMFLDSCSLWFVTLLNTLYCVKISNFQHSVFLLLKQNLSSKIPELLLGCVLISAFLTFPYIVLRETSPTSEPMFVKNGTELDLKEDVLFLLTSFVLSSCLQFIMNVTVASLLINSLRRHIQTMQRSATDFWNPQIEAHVGAMKLMIYFLILYIPCSVATLFLYLPFSVKMTLVVKLICMIISTFYHPGHSILIILTHPKLKTKAKQIFCFNK from the coding sequence ATGAGTCAAGATGCTTCATATATTGTTTCCTCTGCTTTTATTGTTgccacaatttttttgtttgtgggactCATCACAAACTTGTTCATTGTAATTTCCAGTTGCCAGAATTGGATGAAAAGTCATAGAATTATTCCTTCTGACAAGATCCTGGTCAGCCTTGGTATTGTACGATTTCTTAGGATGGCACTGctgctcctgtactatctcttcctcTTCATCTCTCCGGCTCTTCTCAGGTCAGTCCACGCAACTACTTTCCTTGTGGTGTGCTGGATGTTTTTGGACTCTTGTAGTCTGTGGTTTGTGACCTTGCTGAACACTTTGTACTGCGTGAAGATTTCTAACTTCCAACATTCAGTGTTTCTCCTGCTGAAACAAAATCTCTCCTCGAAGATTCCTGAGCTACTGCTGGGCTGTGTGCTGATTTCTGCCTTTCTCACCTTCCCATATATTGTGCTCAGAGAGACGTCACCCACTTCAGAACCCATGTTTGTAAAAAATGGCACAGAGTTAGACCTGAAAGAGGACGTTTTATTTTTGCTGACCTCTTTTGTCCTGAGTTCATGTCTGCAGTTCATCATGAATGTGACAGTGGCTTCCTTGCTAATAAATTCCTTGAGGAGACACATTCAGACGATGCAGAGAAGTGCCACCGACTTTTGGAATCCCCAGATTGAAGCTCATGTGGGGGCCATGAAGTTGATGATCTATTTCCTCATCCTCTACATCCCTTGCTCTGTTGCTACTCTGTTCCTTTATCTACCTTTCTCTGTTAAGATGACTTTGGTAGTCAAATTGATTTGTATGATTATTTCTACCTTTTATCATCCGGGACATTCTATTCTCATTATTCTCACACATCCtaaactgaaaacaaaagcaaagcagaTTTTTTGCTTCAACAAATAG